The following coding sequences lie in one Dehalobacter sp. 12DCB1 genomic window:
- a CDS encoding DUF4363 family protein: MRSTLTIILGFLILIGSTLWVADRIDSTSSAVLDNLDQIELLVASDQWDEASLKIQQTYDHWTKLHDWWSIFLNHGILNNIEISYKRLSQYVRYKEKSHSMAELNTLIFLLQEVPKSETLKLNNIL, encoded by the coding sequence ATGCGTTCGACGCTTACCATCATCTTGGGTTTCCTAATTCTAATCGGATCGACCTTATGGGTGGCCGACAGAATCGATTCTACTTCCAGCGCTGTTCTGGATAATCTGGATCAGATTGAGCTTCTGGTTGCCTCTGACCAATGGGACGAAGCCTCCTTAAAGATACAGCAAACCTATGATCATTGGACCAAACTGCACGATTGGTGGTCCATATTTCTTAATCATGGTATCCTGAACAATATCGAAATTTCCTACAAACGCCTTTCCCAATACGTTAGATATAAAGAAAAAAGCCATTCCATGGCTGAATTGAATACCCTGATTTTCCTGTTACAGGAGGTCCCAAAATCTGAAACGCTGAAGCTCAACAACATTTTATAA
- a CDS encoding YihY/virulence factor BrkB family protein: MNWRSFFRKYIRIISINELFALSGQVAYYIILSFFPFVIFLLTLVGFLNISNAEFFGSFKFLLPTETFQMVETIVNEVFSVRSSPALLVLSMIGALWASLNGINALMRGAGKAYGLQETWSFFRLKLSALLFFVIVALAIVGSFLVLIFGQKLTIFFVYLLGPDNIFPLIWQNLRLLIQFIFLIMIFILLNIIATHNKYPIRSYFTGSLFSAGGWIIISLAFAYYVNHFNSYTLAYGSIAGIILLLLWLYWSCVILLLGSALNATFIDRVN, from the coding sequence ATGAACTGGCGTAGCTTTTTCCGGAAGTATATCCGGATTATCTCCATCAATGAGTTATTTGCGCTTAGCGGACAGGTTGCCTACTACATCATCCTGTCGTTTTTCCCGTTTGTTATTTTTCTTCTGACCCTGGTCGGTTTTCTGAACATCAGCAATGCTGAGTTTTTCGGCAGTTTTAAGTTCCTGCTGCCTACAGAAACCTTCCAAATGGTTGAAACCATTGTCAATGAGGTCTTCAGCGTCCGCAGCAGCCCTGCTTTGCTTGTCTTAAGCATGATTGGGGCTTTGTGGGCATCTTTGAATGGCATCAACGCCTTGATGAGAGGAGCCGGCAAAGCTTACGGTCTTCAGGAAACCTGGTCGTTTTTTCGTTTAAAACTTTCAGCCTTGCTTTTTTTTGTTATCGTTGCGCTGGCTATTGTCGGTTCATTCCTGGTATTAATCTTCGGCCAAAAACTGACCATTTTCTTTGTCTATCTTTTAGGGCCGGACAATATCTTTCCACTCATCTGGCAGAACCTTCGCCTGCTTATCCAGTTTATTTTTCTGATTATGATCTTCATCCTGTTGAATATCATCGCGACCCACAACAAATATCCGATCCGGAGTTATTTTACTGGCTCGTTATTTTCCGCAGGCGGATGGATTATTATTTCGCTGGCTTTTGCCTATTACGTGAATCACTTCAACAGCTATACACTGGCCTACGGAAGCATTGCAGGCATCATCCTTCTTCTGTTGTGGCTGTACTGGAGCTGTGTTATACTGCTGCTCGGCAGTGCGCTGAATGCTACGTTCATTGACAGGGTTAATTAA